Below is a window of Deltaproteobacteria bacterium DNA.
TCGAGGTCAATGGCCGCGTCGAGAGCAGCTCTATCGGCGCCGGTCTGGCCGCCTGAGATGATTTTGGATACCATGGTCATGACGATATGAATACCGGATTTTGGTGGGAAATGCAAGGCGAAGCGTCTTTACAGAAGACTATGAGTCAAGCGTAGGCTTGACCCCCTTTCCACATATTCCATGTCAAATTGTTTGATTACTTAAGGACGTCCGCTTGAAGGTTTCGAATACATTTATAACCATACAAATTCCCCATCAACAGCCCAGTCATAAAAGAGAATAAGTGCCACCGCTTCGAACTCTCCACCCTGAATGGTGTAGAATTGATATTGGCCCCACTCTCTATCTCCAAATTCATCCATCCCTATATCGACCGTGCAGACCAGGGTTGTATCGGCCTGAAAATAAATATTTTTCTCTAACAAATCGCTATCCATTCGGGCAATGCTTAACCACGATTCGGCCAGTACCCACATGGCGTCGTAATACATATAGGCCGTGGCCGGAATTTGCGCCATCCCGGATTTTTCCTGCAATTTGGCCGGAACATGCCTGAATGGTTTTTTAATTGCGGCCATCTCTATTCCAAAATCGCACACTGTGAAACCCACCCTTTCTGCAAACTCCAGGGTGCCGGTCTCTGCAAAAACCGTTGCGTCGGGTTCCACTCCCACTGCGCCGATCCATCTCACCGATTCCAGCTGCGCGTTTCCATCGGCTGCTTGAAAGATCCCCGTAACCTCGTTCAGCGCAATCAGGAGCACGGCCACACTGTCAGGAGGGTTTTCGACTTTTTTTTGTATCACCTTTTGTTCAATTCTGCCCGCAACAGCCGTAAAGTCTGTTTCATCGGGGCTGTACTTCACTCCGTCGTCAATATCCAGCCCATATTGCTCCCCAATCTCCCTCACATAGGTTTTAAGATCATTGCCGTAAACATCGTCCCGATACACCAGCACCAGACTCTCAAGGTTGGATTCCTTCGCCAGACGGACCAGCCCTTTAGCCTGTTTGACATCGTTCAAACAAAACCTGAACAACCGATTGTCCTTTTTGGCTAACGAGGGGGCCGTGCTGTAGCCGGATAGCAGCAAATGGTTGTTTTGTTGGGCATAATCGGAGACCGCCAGGATTTCCGCGCTGGTTCCGGTAAAAACGGGCACAATGCCGGCCCACGCAAATCCCTGTATTTTCTCCGCTGCAACCTGAGGGTCGCCCTGTGTATCCTCCACAAACAGTTCTATCTGTCTTGTATGGCCGTTTTCCTTCATGTACCGGTTGAAGTCTTCAGCAGCCAGTTCAATGGCGGTGATGGCAATCTTGCCGATGGGATAGGTTTGATTGTTTGCATCCAGCAAGACGCCGACGCGCAGATTGTCGGTCGGACCGTCTGCAGTGGACGTCCCTGAGCAAGAAGCCAAAGCAGCAAAAAATGCAAGGCATGCAGCGCCAAGAAGCAGTAATAGGACGTTTGAATGATTCAATCCAAAAGGGCTGTTCGATGAGGTCACGCGCATAATCGTCTCCACTTATTAAGGGTTGCCGTTCTGTCCGTTGTTTCGGACCGGTTTCGAGAGACCGACGGGAAAGGTCAATGTGCCGGGTCCGTGTTCGCCGACTGGTATTATAACTGATTTTCTACTTCAACAGACAATTTCAAACCAACACTATGCAGGACGGAATTCAAACTTTTTAATTTCGGATTGCCTTGTGTTGAAAGAATACGGTAAAAATTTTCTCGATTAAGTTTTGTTTTGCGGGCTATTTCAGAAATACCCTTTGCGTCCGCAACGTCTTTTAAAGCCATTAAAAAAACTTCTTGGGAACCGTCTTCCAGTGCTGCATTCAAGTATTCCGCGGCCTCAACAGGATCGTGAAGATCTTTTTTGAGGTGATATTCATATTTTTCTGTTAATTTTTTCATTTTATTTTCCCTACAGGCTTGCAATCGCCAAAGTTGCCAAGCCTTATACGATTCAACCGAACTCTGATTCTCGCACGTGCGGCGCGATCTTTAAGTGAATTAAGCCACTTATGGAAGGGACTTTTCCCGTCTTCAGTTATATATTCAAGAACTTGTATTTTGGAATCATTCATGGTGATATTGTAGTTTAAAAGCTACGCAAGTCAAGTTTTTTTACGGCGAGCGTCCGCCATGACGCGCAAGGAATGGCGCAGAGCAAAGCGGTGCGCTATTCCTTGTCGCTGTCGATGGCTTTGTTGGGTGTTCGGAAGTCATTCAGCTCTCCCATTGCTAATTGATAACATGAGTGGCACAGTCCGTGAGTCAATTGGGGCATCTTATCGGCCTCGAAGATCCTGAGATGAGCCAAGCCCTCTTCAATCTCGCTCCATTGTCCCGGTGAAACTTTCATCTTCTTGCACATGCTGCATAACGTGACGAAATCCGTTGATCTCGATGTGTCCGCGTTAAACAGACTGATGGGGCTCCTGGGCTTCGTTTGGAGAAGCTTGCTTGTGATTTCGATCTGTTCATCTGGTAGGGCCTCGATAAGGAGCTCAAGGTATCTTCGTTCACTGGGAGAATCACACCGGAAGGGAATAGTCCGTGAAGGAATGCCCCCTCTTACCCGTCTAAACAACTCTCGATATAAGTGCCTTGTTTCGCGGTCTTGAATGAAGTCCCACAGCTTGTGTCCAACCACATCTTCCGGCCGTAGGGAACTGCCCCAAGCGTTGGCATCTGCGAAGGTAGACCAATTGTCGCTGACGCTGACGATGGTATCGGTGCTGTCAATTCGGTAAATGAAGACATCTTTGCTCATATGATTTTCCCTTTAACACCCAACCTCAGGGCTGAGCAGCGCCACCCTTAAAGCGCGTATTACTCAGACCTCTCCGAAAAAAACCGCTGAATTCTCGGCGTCCGCTCCAGCCCATGGTTGGCCTGTATGGCTTTGACTCGAGAGCGCGTCCTTAACTCACCACATGGTTGAACTACATCTGATGTCAGATGGGATTAAGCATTGAGATCCTTGCCGAGCGTCTCGACATTCGGCACCCCTATGGAGGCATGCCCTTGCACCAACCTCCATTCATCCCCTTCTTGATGAAAGACGGCGGTCCAACGAAAAGGTGCCTCAGTGCCATCTGGCAAGACGAATTTTCCGCGATCCGCGACCCAACCGACTGTCCCCTCGCGATAGGCCAAAAGATCGCCGGAGAGCACCTTAATCCCGGCCCGGGCCTGAGCTTTGAGCGTCTGATTGATGGTGGCAGGGTCGACCCACCATTCGTTTGGATCCGTGCCGATCATGAGGACTTCGCCTTGACTGGAAAGAATCCGATCCATGAAGCCGACGTCGCCTTGTGACATCGCCTCATAGTAGCGCAGCATGACTGCCTTAAGTTCGGGAGAGTGTTTCATTGCCATACCTCCTGATCCGTGCTTGTTGAGTTACATGATTGACTCTGCCATCACTAAAGGCTGGTATGAGCGATGAGGCGCGCCTCCTTTCGCCCACGCCAATCGCCTTCGCACCGAAGTTTTCTATGGTCCGTCCACCGTTCCGGCAGTCGAAGCAGTCCAACGTAGCGGTTAAGTGGGCGACAAAGGAGCACATCGGATTTGCCGATACATCTTCAACCGTTCGTTGGGCAATTAGTAAAATAGGGCCAAGGCAACCGCCATGCTTAACCTTTTGCCGTATAGCTGGTGATGAGATTCCGGTAATTGGGAATGTGTTCGGAAAGCAGATTGCCTAAACCTTCGACGTCGTTTCGCCAGTCCCGGTGCAACTCGCACGCCACACTAAACCAGTTCATCAGTTGGACGCCCGCTTGAGCCATCCGCATCCAAGCGGCATGACGTACCGTGTCGTTGAATGTCCCGGATGCATCGGTGACCACGAAAACCTCATAACCCGCCTCTATAGCAGAAAGGGCGGGAAACGCCACGCAAACATCCGTGACAACGCCGGCAATGATAAGCTGGTTACGACCGGTTTGCTCAATCGCTCTCACGAAGTCCTCATTATCCCACGCGTTGATTTGGCCCGGACGGGCTATGAAAGGCGAATCGGGGAACGCTTGCCTCAATTCAGGAACAATAGGGCCGTTCGGGCCGTCTTCAAAACTGGTTGTCAGGATTGTCGGAAGCTCGAAGAATTTGGCGACATCTGCCAAGGCCAGCACATTGTTTTTAAACTCGCCGGGCGAGAAATCCTGTACCAGGGAGATCAGGCCTGATTGGTGATCTATGAGCAAACAGGCGGCATCGTCCTTTGAAAGACGTGAGTACTTAAATGCTTTGCCCATGAGTATTCCCTCCCTTTTTCTTCATTGTGGTTGGTGGTTGTGGGTCGGGCCACGACAACATATTGATTATTCATTGTTTATGTCCCAGAAGTAGTTGGTTTCACTGCAAAGACCGGTGTCGCTCCTTCGAGAACTTGAGCAAAAACTCCCGTTTGTGGCATCGATGCGTGACCTGCCCAGTTAAATGCAGAGCCTATTTAACCGGGGTGTGCCGGATGTAACCCGGAATAAAATGTCTGTTTGCTCTCGCCATAAGGTTCGGAGAAAAACGGCCCTTTTGGCCCTAAAATATTCGATATAGGCCTGTTTTAATCGTCAAAATCAATAATTATTACATTGATATCAGCCACTTGATGTGGTCCGACCCCCAGCCACTTACTGAACCATCCCAAATATCCGTCTTCAATCCGTCAGATAGACCGCCGAAGTGGCAAAGGCTTCTTCAGGGGTTCCATGCCACGTGCCGTTGTCAAAAAAGCAAGGTTCGTATTTGTCGTGGCTGTAAGTATAAAATGCCATTGTCCAGCGATCCTCATCTCCAAAATACCTTAACCGACATAAATGCGTGGGGATTCCACTGAGCCGCTCAATGCGCTCTTCTCGGGATTCCCCATAGAGATTTGGATCGTAATCTTCCTCAGGCACATACGGCTCCGTGTAAGCGTCGATATAGCAGAACTGCCCACGAAACCGCACGTCGATCCTATTGTATTTCCCGGCATAGTGTTCAGCAGCATATTCCAGGATACGCTGACGTATGCGGGGTTGTGACTTTTGAGGGATCTTGGTGCCCCCTGACTGAGGATCGTACACCCACACCTTTCTCGGCATGATTTTCATTCTCCTTCCACAGTCTTTCTAAGAGCTTTGTTTTTCAAGAACAGCCTGAAGAGGCCACGTTGCGTACAAACACCTCAGTTGATGAATTCAGAGAGGACCTCCTTCAATATTTCGTCAACTTCTCGGATGTATTCCATGATTTCTTCCGACGCCTTCCCCTGCACACAGATGTTTCTGATGACCAGGAGCAGAGGCGGCATGCCTCTCAGATTTCGAACGCTCTCCCAACTCATCGCTTCATCGATGTGGAAGATGGCACGATCCCAGCCTTCAAAACCTGCCTCATCGACCACCGAGTCTCTGAGGCGGCTCCATGCGCCTTGGAGGTCCGAGAGGATCGTCTTTTCATATCCTGTTGATTCTTGTACAAAAGCCATATCGTTACCCTTTCATCCACACCGCTACCCGAGATTATCTATTCCATTCTCTTCAAGCAGGACATCCCGGATTTCCCCCGTAAAACTGTGGGACGTCCAAAGATACATAAGTAACGATGTGTTTTACAGAATATTTACTTATTTATGCATTGTCCCAAAAGTCCTGCCGCTTTCTGCCACTTTCTCGTGGCGCCATAACCCCGATCATGGGTGGCTCCATAATACCGATCATTGACAGCTTCCCAGTAGGCTCCTTTTCTAATTATCGCCAGGCAATGCTTCCGATAGAAATTCAATATCAAACATATAATTTGTTTCCGTAGATTCCTTTTTTATGAGCGGTGTTATACCTACATTGTCCTCATAAAATAAATCACTTTTGCTCGTATCGTAAACTCCTCCAAAGATCATATGCAAACCTGGATTCTGGGACGTTAAAACTACCTTAAGGCTAGGCTTGTAGGCTGCCAAAATAGGTTCATAACCTTGTTCTGCGGTATCGACTTCGTTGTAGTTTCCTATAACATCTATTGATAAAAAATCCGACATATCACTTGGGAAGTGAGATGGCTGATCAGGAGGAATCCACGTAAAAGTAAAGCCATCGCCAATTACATCCGCTCGGTCCATGTCGCCTGTATCACCTATCCCGCCTGAGAGCAATGGTACATTATCAAGGTAATTGCTTGCTATCTTAAAAAGGTTCAAATCACCGGTAGTGCTACTGAGAGTTCCTAATAGGCTAATAGTGTAATCGCCTGCTCCCAAAATTCTCTTTTCTGCCTCGTTATAGCTAAACTCCATTCTAACGCTCCAAGTTCCATAAGTTGAAGATACCCCATAAGATACTCCTCCAGAAGCATCAACTGAAATTCCGGTGTTGCTATGATTGACCGAGTTTATGCTGGCGTGGCTAAGCATTGCTCCTGGCAAAAATGGCTGCAAATACCAGGAAGATCCCCAACCATTTATGTCCGTACCTGGATGCGGTCTTAAATTCAGGGTGCCATTATCATCAACCAACGTCATGAAATGGTGATCCTGATACTTAAATCTGTACTCAAAGATTCCGTTGACATTAACTTCTTCTAATGAATAGGAATCTTGAGACACAATCACACTCACTGTATCATAATAAATATTATCCATATCTGGTGAACCATTCACTACTGAATCCACCCCGAAATAGAAGTAATATGTACCTTCAGGTAAAGTACTGTTTAAAACTTGATATGGTGCAAGATCAAATAGAGGCCCTTGGTAGGCTACTGACAATCCAGGTGACCATGAGGTGCCAACGTTGAAGTGATACCATCCGAACGGAGTATTACCTACTATCCACCAATCCGAATTTGTACCATAAAAAGAACCAGGTGTTAGCTCAATCGAAAGTTGTATATTTTGGGTATGCGCAACCGTAATAGGCTCATCTAAGCTATTTGCCTTTATGTCAAGTAATGGATCTGCTGCATATACTGAAGTGTTTGCTGAACTCATAATCACTAAAACAATTAACATTGAAATGATTTTCGGCATTTTCGGCAAACCTCCTTTATATTGGCATTATTGAGTAAATGGGGACGCTGGGTTTTTAGGTTTCGAGCCGGAAACAGTCGTTCCTTGCCTCCGCAATTCTTTGGCCGCGGGTGACTGAATCGCTGACCGATGGGGTTGATATTCCCAGTCTTCGTGAAAGCGAAGACATGGGCATTCCGAGTTCCCTTACCTCCCAGTAGCAAAACAGACTCCGGGCCTCCATAATCCGCCGACACTTGCCCTTGGCCCATACTTCCTTCGGAGTCACTCCCAGTACCGCCGACACCCTTGGGACGACCCCTTTCAGATTAAAGCCTGCGGACAGGAGAGCATAACGCTTCTCCATCTCCTCCTGGGCAGAGGACAGCACCTGTCCCACAAAATCCCCATCGGGCAGAATTCTTTATCGTTCTTCTGATAAACTTTCCTTCTCTTAGGGCCTTGACTCCCTCCCAATCCCGGCACTTCGTGATAACCCTCCGCCCGTAAGGTCCTGACTTACCCACGGCAAAAACCCTCTTGGATCTCGTCAGGAATGGCGATGTAGGTTTTCTCAATTTAGAAAGGTCCTAAGCTTACCGGGCATTTAGGTTACAAAAATCGAATGCCACCGGATCGCTCGTCCTCTTACATCAGAATCGCAGGTCCCATAACACTCATCAGATCCTTCTGCTTCCATCCAAAACTTAAGAACTTAGCAGCGTCCCATTTATGCCACCATTACATGATGCCAAGCATCCGAATATTCCATTCTCAGCAATCTGGACATAATCATTCTTTACACCAAAGTAGAATGACTCAAGCGTAGATCCCTTTATTGCATATCTTTCAACTTATTTTAGTTTCTTATGGACGTCCCCCAGCTTTATGGAATCGCCCGATACAAAATTCATTACACCCGCTTTGCGGGATTATCTCTGTGAACCGCCCCTTGCGGACCCGCCTGAGAAAAACCCCCGGCTACCCGATTAAAATACGCCATTGTTTTGCCTGTCCTACGATTTACAGTTCATCGCCTAATTTTAGTGCCATCTGAATGAATGGCCCAACAGATTTTCCCAAGATCGCCATTCCTGCATCGTGAACACTTTCGAGTTTATATCGTCCTTGAGCGCTTCCATTCAATGCATAGTCCTTGTTATCAATCGTAACAACACACCAGAACTTTTCACGACATTCTATTGTCACCTGATCATTATAAAACGGCCAGTCTCCATCGTAATCTTCTTTTTTAATAACAGTATGACGATAACGTTTATTGGTTTTCCGTTGGATTTCGTCAATAAGTGTTCGGGTGTGTATGTTTCGGTCGTTTTTTTGATATTGAGTTGTCCCTGTTCTATAATTTCGATTACCAAGTTCATCGTCTTTTATAAAAATAAATGAATGTAATGCGCCGGAGTATTGCAACGCTTTTTTTCCCAACCTACCCATAGTGAATTGTCGGCAAATTGCCCTGGCAAATTTTTCAAGTTTGATCAGGATTTGACGTTTTGTATAATCTATCACTTCCTCTCCGGCTTCTAAATCTCCCAGCGCGCCCAGTTTTTGCATAATTTGTGGATTAGACATTACAAGATTGTTCTCATACTCTTCCCACAATTGTTTTACATTAATGCTTGGTTGCGAAGTTGATGTGACAATATCTAGATTATAATATCGTGCATACTTTCCAAACTCTGAAAGCAAATAAATTAATTGATCCAGATCCTTGTCATTTTTCAAAAAGCCAGTGTCTTCCTGTAATACAGGAATATTATGTGTTGAAAAATATGCAGAAATAATAGCCTTTCTTAGTTCGAGGAGGTCATGTCCACCTTTTCCCCCGCAACCCTTGAGATATTTGCTATCAGGATAAGTGTTATGCTGTTCATGGTAACCCAAACAAATGTGGCATTTCATCAATCGCTCAAATCCACTTGAAAGGAGTTGAAACGGAAGATAGTAGAAGTCATTTCTAAAGTTCAAAGTTTGAAATTCACCAAATCCAAGCTCTATGAGTTTCACAGACGTCTGTAATTCATCATACAAGTAAAGATCTTTCAGTATCCACTGTTTCATGTGAATTTTTTGCCCCCCTCTTTATCTTCACTTATTCAGAGCTCTCACAACATAAAATTTTCCACAAGAATTCTAACCCGGCATCAGTGGGCGCGGTCTTCTTGCGCTCCGCTGAATGCCCTTACTTTTTCTAGTAATAGAACATCTCCTGTTCTGGTCCAGACCCGCCCGGAGCAGGCTGTCCAAACTTCGCCGCAATGATCGGTCGGAGATCGTAACCCGAGAGAAGTGACAGCACTCCAAGTTTTTGATAGGCGAAGCGTACCGAAGCTCTGGAGACCTCAGCTGCAAGTGCGTCATGGATACCTCCTAAGCCCTCTATATAGACAGGAACCTCGGATCGCCCCGAACGTTCTTTGGCCAAGTCTTCAAACACGCGTCTCGCATCTTTTGAGACTTTGTCGGTCGTGACGACGATGGCCCTTGTTGCCTTATAGCGGACTTGGCGGTAGTTAAGAGGGTGTGCATCTCCTGATCCAAACTCGCGGTCCTTCAGCTCAAGAATCCACAGTTCACCCATGAATTCCACCAGGATATCGACTTCCTCTCCACCCTCCGATAGGTTCCAGAGAATGGAATTCTGTGGTACACCAGCTTTGAGTAGTTCATCGGTAACGAAAACCGTCATCCAGTGACTACTGGCGCAGAGGCGTCGTCCGAGAGAAGAAACGGAGTATCCCTCTGAAAGGTTCTCATCACGATACGCCTTGCCGCAAGTTGCGCATTTCAAATCGCCGATAGTGGGGTTTTGCAGTTGCTCTTTCTGTGCAAGACGGGTCAGAGGCGTACTTGTTCTTTTGCATTCGAGAAGGTACTCAACGGCAAGCAGATTCAACTCTTTGAGTTGCGCCAAAGCGATCTCAGCTTCTTGTTGCTTTTTGCCTTTGCGAGAAAGAATGTCTTGAGCCCGTGCGAAAACTGCCTGACTAAGATCGGTAAGCATTGTCCGGGTAACATCATTTGCCAGCACGTGCGCACCGTTCAATTCCTCAGTATTGATTTCAGGCTTGCCGAACTTAACGGTGGTTTCGTCCGTTTCCCCACCTATAATCTTGTCTAAGCGCGGGGTTCCCACGACCAACGGTTGCCAAGTGAACTGCATGTGTCTAGTCTTTCGACCGTCGAGCGACGTGGTTGTGAATCGTTGAAAGGTTTCTGCAAAAGATTGAGCCTCTTGTCTATTTCGCTACGGTCGTTTGTCATAATGCCAACTTCAGTTCCTGGCTCTTGTGTTCCTTTGACTTCGCTAAGTGCATAGCTCCGCCGAATCATCATCTCGCTCTCTCCGTGGCTTGTAAGAAGGAAAAATACGTCATCTCCACGGAAGAAGATATCGCCTCCGAGCGCATCTGAGGGCAGGTGAGGGCCGTAGGGAGAGAAAGGACGGGCGATAGGTAGCGCCACTTGCCCGCTAAGGCCCGCCAGTTCAAGAACCCTCTTCTGGGATTCAAAGAGCGCGGGTTTCCAGTCTGTATCAGAAAGGGACGTCAAAACACGGCGTAAATCCGCTGGATCCATCTTCACGTAAGCATGAAGGCTCTTGATCTGCAGCATCGGTTACCTCCTCGGTCTTAAATTCAGCCCAACGCTTAAATCAGCGGCGCGGTTCTTTGCGTCCGCTGGATTTAGTGGTTCGATATTCGTCTTCATAAATACTCAAGACTTAAAGGCCAAGACGAGATCAGTCCATTTTTTACCTCAAGACCGACATGGATGCAAAAATTAGCCTCCGCAACCCATCATAAGTAAGGGACGTCGCAGGTGGAAGCGCAGAAGAAACTTCAGCATCAACACCTATGGCTTCTGCAGCGATAACACCTTCCCTGAACAAATTGAACGAGGTATCCAAATCAGGCGCTGTCGCCCCACCGGCAATGGCTTCTTGGAGATGCTTTTGAAAATAACCTTTCG
It encodes the following:
- a CDS encoding ABC transporter substrate-binding protein produces the protein METIMRVTSSNSPFGLNHSNVLLLLLGAACLAFFAALASCSGTSTADGPTDNLRVGVLLDANNQTYPIGKIAITAIELAAEDFNRYMKENGHTRQIELFVEDTQGDPQVAAEKIQGFAWAGIVPVFTGTSAEILAVSDYAQQNNHLLLSGYSTAPSLAKKDNRLFRFCLNDVKQAKGLVRLAKESNLESLVLVYRDDVYGNDLKTYVREIGEQYGLDIDDGVKYSPDETDFTAVAGRIEQKVIQKKVENPPDSVAVLLIALNEVTGIFQAADGNAQLESVRWIGAVGVEPDATVFAETGTLEFAERVGFTVCDFGIEMAAIKKPFRHVPAKLQEKSGMAQIPATAYMYYDAMWVLAESWLSIARMDSDLLEKNIYFQADTTLVCTVDIGMDEFGDREWGQYQFYTIQGGEFEAVALILFYDWAVDGEFVWL
- a CDS encoding putative addiction module antidote protein; this translates as MKKLTEKYEYHLKKDLHDPVEAAEYLNAALEDGSQEVFLMALKDVADAKGISEIARKTKLNRENFYRILSTQGNPKLKSLNSVLHSVGLKLSVEVENQL
- a CDS encoding hydrolase, with the translated sequence MGKAFKYSRLSKDDAACLLIDHQSGLISLVQDFSPGEFKNNVLALADVAKFFELPTILTTSFEDGPNGPIVPELRQAFPDSPFIARPGQINAWDNEDFVRAIEQTGRNQLIIAGVVTDVCVAFPALSAIEAGYEVFVVTDASGTFNDTVRHAAWMRMAQAGVQLMNWFSVACELHRDWRNDVEGLGNLLSEHIPNYRNLITSYTAKG
- a CDS encoding nuclear transport factor 2 family protein codes for the protein MKHSPELKAVMLRYYEAMSQGDVGFMDRILSSQGEVLMIGTDPNEWWVDPATINQTLKAQARAGIKVLSGDLLAYREGTVGWVADRGKFVLPDGTEAPFRWTAVFHQEGDEWRLVQGHASIGVPNVETLGKDLNA
- a CDS encoding PAS domain-containing protein, which translates into the protein MSKDVFIYRIDSTDTIVSVSDNWSTFADANAWGSSLRPEDVVGHKLWDFIQDRETRHLYRELFRRVRGGIPSRTIPFRCDSPSERRYLELLIEALPDEQIEITSKLLQTKPRSPISLFNADTSRSTDFVTLCSMCKKMKVSPGQWSEIEEGLAHLRIFEADKMPQLTHGLCHSCYQLAMGELNDFRTPNKAIDSDKE